The genomic interval CCAGCCCTGAATCCTACCCCCACTGCAACACAGACCCCTGTCCTCACCCAGAGCCCAACCCGGGGCTGAACAGGGGCTCTCCAGCCTGATGCCAGCCCTTACCCCAATACTGCTGTCCTTGACCCCAGGCCTGTTCCCACATCAAGCCCCCACCCTGACTCTGCACCCCCCGGTGCCCACTGCCAGCCCCTCGCTGGCCCatttctctctccactccccagGCTTCCTCAGTCTGAGTCAGCAGCTCCTCTGCTTCCCCACTGGCCTCACCAAACTGTGCCTGGCCAAGACTGCCATCTCCCCTAGAGGTACTTGCACTAGGGgccctgacctctgacctctgctcctcctccagaaCCCTCCAGAGACTTGTGTCCTAGAGGTGTACTAACACACTCACATAGCATCCCAGGGATCTGAGGGAGGGAAAGCCACATCGTAGGGTGGTGTGTCCAAGAGGTGGGGATGGAGTCCAGTCCAGCTCAGTGCCCGCTGTGCTCAGGGCTCCAGGCACTGGGCCAGACCTTCGGGGCCAACCCAGCCTTTGCAAGCTCCCTTCGATACCTGGACCTGAGCAAGAACCCTGGGCTGCTCGCCACAGACGAGGCCAATGTGAGTCCACAAAACAGAGCTCAAGCCCTGTGGAGGCAGGCTCAGGCTTCAGGACCTGGGCATCTCTGCCctatagtttgggggtggaggagTTCTATCACCTGTTCCCTGGCAGCCCCTCTGTCCTTGTTCCCAGGCCCTCTACAGTTTCCTGGCCCAGCCCAATGCTCTGGTGCACCTGGACCTGGCAGGAACTGACTGCGCCATTGACTTGGTGAGGGTTTGGTGATGGGAGAGCCAGCCTGAGGGGATTTAGGGAGGCCAGCGTGCGTCCCTGCCTCACTGCCCGTGCCTTGAGTGGGCAGAGCTGGTGGGATGACTCCAACTTCAGCTGAATTCCAAAGCAACACCCACAGCTCACACCTGTGGGGCATGCTGTCCTAGTAACTGCCCAAGGTTGTACTGGCTGTGCCTAAAAGCTGGCCCTCCTTCCATTCCCCAGCTGTGCACCCTGGATAGGGTTGAGCCCTTCAGGAGCTAAGGATTTTCCCTCTCATTTGAACAAGGCACCTTAGGAGCCCCTGGTAGCCCTCGCTTTACATTCCCTGCCCATGAACCTCTCCACCACTCCTGGGGGTCAGGCAGGGAGTAGACTCACTCTCCACAGAGGGGGACACTGAGACGTTAAGAGGCAAAGTGGGCATTCACAGAGGGGCTCACACAGACTGCCTGTTGAGGGTGATGAGCCAGGACCTTgacggggtgggagggaggagtccTTGCCAGCCACTCCCAACACCCCTCTCAGCCTCTGTGAGACCCGCCATGTCTCTCCCCACAGCTTCTGGGAGCCTTGCTCCACGGCTGCTGCTCCCACCTAACCTACCTCAACCTGGCACGCAACAGCTGCTCCCACAGGTGGGAGCACAAAGGCtgcagggagggatggggtgagcTGTCAGCATCCCCCTCCCTTGCTGACCCCAGGAGTCTCCGCAGGAAGGGCCGGGAGGCCCCACCAGCCTTCAAGCAGTTCTTCAGCAGCGCATACACACTAAGCCACGTCAACCTGTCGGCCACGAGGCTGCCCCTGGAGGCCCTCAGGTCGGGTGGGTGCAGGGTTGGGGGCAGTCCAAGTGGGAACTGTGAGAAAAGAGGGTGGGGATAGAGGTGGGCCTGCTGACCTTCCTCCCACAGGGCGCTGCTCCAGGGCCTCTCCCTCAACAGTCACCTCAGTGATCTGCACCTGGACCTCAGCAGCTGTGAGGTGAGCCTTCCTTCCCCCAAGGCCCCTGCCAGTCCCCTACCCATCGCCCCACTGTTCATTTCTCTGACCTTCCTCAGCCCCTGGCTCCATCTTGCCTCTGTGCCACACCGCTGTGGCCCTTGGACCTGACCACACCTCCACTTTCGCTTCTTAGTCTGCGGTCTGTGTCCCTCTTTTCAGAGGTCATTTTCAGCTTATGGTCTCCCCACTGAAAGCTTTGGGGTGGGAGATACCAGATTTTCCCaccagagggcaggagagagctATCTCCAGAGTCAGGGCCTGGAGATATTTCTGGctaaagggaggggagagagcctTAAGAAAGGATCTGGTGTGGAGAAGGGGCCTCCTGATTTCAAACCTGCGACCTAGAATGTCCTTGAGTCCTAGTGTGACTACTCTAGTTTCTAAGCATTAAAGGtgccctctccctacccctgcttTCCCCACCGTGTTCCCCGCAGCTCCGCTCAGCAGGAGCCCAGGCTTTGCAGGAGCAGCTGGGGGCTGTCACCTGTGTGGGCAGCCTAGATCTGTCGGACAATGGTGAGTAGGGGCACTTTCCTTCCTGGGGACTAGTGGGGCATAGAGGAGAACCCCTGAGGATACTCCAGTGAGCCTCAGGCCTCAAGGCCAGACCTCTCCCATCTGTTGGCCAGGGTTTGACTCCGACCTCCTGACACTGGTGCCTGCACTTGGAAAGAACAAGTCCCTCAAGCACCTGTTCCTGGGCAAGAACTTCAATGTCAAGGCCAAGTGAGGCCCCCTCCCCTAGCCCCAGACCTCACTCCACCATCCACATACCCTTTTGGCTCACTGTATTACCtctggcccctccctgctcaaGTCACCTCTGCTCCTCTAGTAGCATGACCCTAGCCCCCCCCCCTCCTGCTCTGAGCTCTGACTCCCCACAGGACCCTGGAGGAGATCCTCCACAAGCTGGTACAACTGATCCAAGAAGAGGACTGTGTGAGTGCctaggcctgggggtggggaacccATGGTGACAGGGGCTGCAGGGGGTGCAGGGACTGGGCCCAACTCTGCTCTTGCCCACATAGTCCCTGCAGTCGCTATCGGTAGCAGACTCAAGACTGAAGCTTCGAACCAGCATCCTTATCAATGCGCTGGGCAGCAACACCTGCCTGGCCAAGGTGGACCTGAGCGGCAATGGCATGGAGGACATCGGGGCCAAGATGCTGTCCAAGGCCCTACAGATCAACTCCTCCCTCAGGTGCAGCACACAGCTGGCCCAACCTggggccccagcccccaccctcatCACGCCTCCCTGCTTGCCCCGTTGCTCTGTATTCCAGCTTCCTGGATACCCTCAGGCCCGGGGTCAGAGTCAGCTCCATCAcccaggaaagaagggaggactCCAGGGCTTGCTGCGCGAGGGAGGGGTCACCAGCACCCATTCACTCTCTCCCTAGAACCATCCTATGGGATCGGAACAACACATCTGCCCTGGGCTTTCTGGATATTGCAAGGGCCCTGGAGAGGTGAGCAGAATGGGGCTCTGCCttgaccccagccccagcctctgtgGGCCTGGACCTTGGGCCTGGACCTGCTACaacagcccctgccccagcttgCTCAACCTATTTGCACAGAAACGTTGAGAAAGGCCCAGGGTGAGGGAGATTGTCAGCAAGGGGGATCTGGGGAGCAAGGGcccttcctcacctctcccctTACCAGAGCTGTGCCACTGTGCCCCACAGCAACCACACGCTCCGCTTCATGTCCTTCCCCGTGAGCGACATCTCCCAAGCCTACCGCAGCGCCCCTGAGCGCACGGAGGACGTCTGGCAGAAGGTAGAGGCCTAAATGGTGggggcaggacagcagagggaagggccCACATCCCAGGCCCTAACGCCTCCCAACCTGTCTTTTCCAGATCCAGTGGTGCTTGGTGAGGAACAACCATTCCCAGACGTGCCCCCAGGAGCAGGCCTTCCGGCTGCAGCAGGGCCTGGTGACCAGCAGCGCCGAGCAAGTAAACATTTCCCTCTGGGCCATGTGGGGCATGCGTGCGGCACACGGGGCTCGGGTGTGATGTGATAGAGCATGGCACGCCAAGGGGGCGGGGCATGAAAGAGGCATCCTGTGGCTGTCATAACTGGACTCCGCATGCGGACGAGCAAAAGCACCTTTGTGGTCTGGCATCAGACCTGAGAGAACAGGTGGGGGGCCCCAGACAAGCGGTGTTCAGGACTGCGGGAGTACTCTTGGAAATTCAAGGGCAccccaagaagaagaaagaacaagccATCCAGAGACACCACTACCCCATCAGTGCCAACAACAGGAGCACTGCCCCAGGGGACCCAGAAATGGTGTGTCTGGGGTCCCACCTGGGAAGATAAAGGTGCAAGGAAACCCCCCCTGACACTTTAACTGGCTGTGCTCCAGATGCTGCAGCGGCTGTGCGGCCGAGTGCAGGAGGAGGTTCGGGCCCTGAGGCTGTGCCCCCTGGAGCCTGTGCAGGATGAGCTGCTTTATGCTCGGGACCTCATCAAGGATGCCAAAAACTCGCGGGCGGTGAGCTCTCTGCAGCCCTACCCTCCGGCACAGACCAGGAGCCTAGGAAAGCTGGCCACACTGCCCCACGAATATCTGGGCCCTGACCCGCATATctgccctcccagcccagggccccctGGGATGTGGTCGGGCCCAAAACTGGCCCTCTGCTGATAACCCTTCCTTCTGCAGCTGTTTCCCAGCCTCTACGAGCTGGGCCACGTGCTGGCCAACGATGGGCCTGTACGGCAGAGGCTGGAGTCAGTTGCCAGCGAGGTGTCCAAGGCCGTGGACAAGGAGCTGCAGGCAAGTTCAAACTGTTGACCAAGGCTCAAAGCTGAGGGCTGAGGTCAGCACAGGGAAATTACTGGGGGTAAGAAGGAAATGCAGAGTTGAGGCCACTGTACTTCCAGTGTGTCAGGCTAGAAAACagggtttggatttttttttgctatcttCCTCTTGGCCCCAactctgacctctcctctttgGACTCTAATCCTTGGACTGACTCTCCCCCGTCCATACGGTAGGGTGGAAGGGACACTGGCCAGGATGTGGGGAAGCCTGAGTGTCCCAGGCTCTGCCTGGTAACCAGCCCTGGAACATTGGTGGGTCCCTCAGTCTCACCAGAGGGAGCTGGAATAGACTAGAGTCTCCTCCGTTGTGGCACCAGCCTGACCCTGCACCCCTCCGGGGCTctggcctcccttcccccacaccagGTGATCCTGGAGTCGATGGTCAGCCTAACACAGGAGCTATGTCCCGTGGCCATGCGAGTGGCAGAGGGGCACAACAAGATGCTGAGCAATGTGGCTGAGCGCGTCACGGTGCCCCGGAACTTCATCCGAGGGGCGCTGCTGGAGCAGGCAGGACAGGACATTCAGAACAAGCTGGAGTGAGAGGCGGAGGGGGTTGGCACTGGGAcggggctggatttggcccagaGCACTTAGGGACTTGGGGCCCAGATATCAGCAATGAATAATGAATGGCACAATCTCCATTACAAGGGATAAATCTTTAACTAACTGCAACCTTGCTATTTAGGGTCTCACTGGTCTTTGCCCTAGAAATCTAAGTGCTGAGCCTGGGTTTAGGAGCCTGGCAGTGCACACACaggtgtaaacacacacacacatagtcacATGTGTGCACTAAGAATCACCTCCCAGAAACAAAGCACAGCTTCCTGGGGGGCATGGACAAAATTGATGAGTAGGGGTGCATGTTCTACACTCTGCCCCCCCCAGAGTTCTTGTTGccaaccccccagccccacccagagcTCTCATTCTGAGTGCCCCCACTcaccaaagcaaaggaaaattattaCACATACATGTGAAATAGCCATACTCAAGAAGAACCAGTTTCTGTGCTTACAACAGAGACCAGCAGGGTTTACTCAGCACCCCAATTTACCCAGCTCTGTTCTACTGGAACTTCAGGAGTCTGGTGTGGAGCCCccttgctcctcctccttctcacttCCTCTTGGTGCACCCTCCCAATCCACACACACCTATGCTGGGGGTCAGTGGGTGGGATGGGACATGCCTTTATGAGACATAAGGGAGACCTAAGACACCTCTGTGGATGGCCAGGCCAGCTGCCCAGTCCCTTAGGCATCCGGGGAAGGGCAGGGCCAAGGCTCAGGGGCCACAGAGTGGGTAGCTGAGCTGCCCCACCTGTGCCCACAGTGAAGTGAAGCTCTCAGTCGTCACCTACTTGACCAACTCCATAGTGGATGAGATCCTACAGGAGCTGTACCACTCCCATAAGAGCCTGGTAAGGCTTCTGAACCCCAGCCAGGCTCAGGTACACCCCCACCCGACATCATCCCATCTCCCCCAAGCAACCGTCTCCCATAGCCCTGGAAAGTGGACATCTTCCCAGGGAATTGGTTCACATCTGTCCTTCCCCAGGCCCGGCACCTGGCCCAGCTAAAGACACTATCAGATCCACCATCGGGGCCAGGCCAAGGGCAGGATCTGTCTTCCCGGGGCCGAGGCCGGAACCATGAGCATGAGGAGACCACAGATGATGAACTCGGGACCAACATTGTGAGTTCCCcactccccattccccaccctGAACTAGGAACCTCCAGAACActgttcccttccctttctctggacTGCGCTGTCCCCTGTCACTGGGCCTGGTctcatcccccaccccagtccagcCTCGCCTCTACCCTGATCCCAGTGCCTCAGCCACacaagggcagagaggcaggagtgggggcTCTAAAGAGACAGCTTTATGAGGAATAAGAGGCTTCATGTGAGGCTCCTGGAGACTTGCAGCCCGGGCCCACCCTTTGTCTCCATTTCTGCAGGACACCATGGCCATCAGAAAACAGAAACGCTGCCGCAAGATCCGGCCAGTGTCCGCCTTCATTAGTGAGTCCCCATCCTCCAATCTGATGCCCTCCAGATTCCCTTCTCAGGCCCTGGTCCCTGTTTAATTCTGCTTACCCACCTGCTTTCTCCCTGGACCTCCTGCTGGTCCCTCTAATGCTGCTGTGCCCACAGGTGGGAGCCCTCAGGACATGGAAAGccagctggggagcctggggatCCCCCCCGGCTGGTTCTCAGGACTCGGAAGCAGCCAGCCCACCGGTGGTGGCTCCTGGGAGGGTCTGTCCGAGCTGCCCACTCATGGCTATAAGCTAAGGCATCAAACACAAGGCAGGCCCCGACCTCCCCGGACTACCCCTCCAGGACCTGGTCGGCCCAGTGTGAGTCCCTACGTCCTCACAAGAGGACCAACTTCACTTAGCAATGCCCCAGCCAGAGGTTCTAGCTTTAGGATCCCAATGCCGGAAACATTAGCCTTGGGGGATCAGGCAGGGGCCCCAGTAGGCCACCAAAAAGAGGATGggattatccagttttcccagataGGAAATTGCTGTCTGCCAGATAGTGGCATTTCCCATTTGGGTGAGGGACAGAGCCAAGAGCCACCAAGCTTAGGAAATTCCCAAGTGAACTGAAGTCTCAATTTCCATGGGGCCAAGAAGAGGCAAGGCCAAGTCCAAAGGCAAAGACCCTGAGTGGATGGGGGCAGCGGGGAGGACTTCCTGATCCAGATGAGATATCCTCCAGGACGTTCCTCCCAGCAGGTGCCAGTGACTGGGACTCGTCAGGAGAATGGGATGGCTACCCGCCTGGATGAGGGGCTGGAGGACTTTTTCAGCCGAAGGGTCATGGATGAAAGCTCCAGGTGTGGCATCTAGACACAGTCCCATTTTCTGCAGGCAAAATCCTCCCAGTGGTCACAGAGGGCCTATTCAATGGCAGTGTCCCAAAACCAGTCTCTCTGGAACATTTCCCCACGTTCTCATCCTTCCCCACCCAGCCCTTACCTCCCATGTTTCCTGGCTCTCCTCAGGACAGCCGGCAAGGATGGGATCAGGGTGAACCACCACAATGGGATGGTGGGGACAGGGTGGGTGGATGGGGTGGCAGCAGTTAGTAGAAAGAGGCCCAGAGGGTATATTCCCTGTCCCAGTCCTGCAGATCCCCCAGCACTGGTCCAAAAGAAACGGAGTCACTTGGAGAAGCTGAGAGAATGATGGGGGgatggggatgcctgggaggaAGGAGTTGCTGGGCAGATGGGGGGAAGGAGGCCGCTGGAGGATTATGACAGGGAAGGTGAGGACACCATCTCCCCTGAGAAGGAAGTGGAAAGGATTACggggcagcaggagaggctgGGTGAGAGAGGAAGATGGGAGGTTTATCAGACCCAGGACTATACTAACACGGCACCAGCCTGGACCCTGAGTGAACTCTGCATCTGGCATTTGCATCTGCCCAGGGCTTTGTCACTAATTCACCCCAACCCTGCCCAGCTACCCCCGGACCCTTCGGACCCTGCGGCCAGGCCTCTCAGAGCCGCCACTGCCTCCACTCCAGAAGAAGAGGCGCAGAGGCCTGTTTCACTTTCGCCGGCCCCGGAGCTTCAAGGGGGAGAGGGGGCCAGGGTCCCCCACCActggtctcctcctccctccacccccgcccccacccccaactcaggAGAGCCCCCCCAGCCCAGATCCCCCCAGCCTCGGCAATAACTCCTCCCCGTGctggagcccagaggaggagagCGGCCCCCTCCCTGGATTTGGGGGGAGCCGGGGGCCTTCCTTCCACAGGAAGATGGTAAGTGAGGTGAGGTGCTGTATCCTGCCCAGTAGCTGTTCTGCACATAGCCCACCCACATTGCCCCGCCCCAGGCAGTTAAGGGGAGAATGCTAGGACTCAGGGTTCTGGGGAACTTCGGTCATCCCAGCGGCCCCGCGCCTTGAGCGGTCTAAGCTTGGTGACCCAGTGCATGCTGGGAGTGCTGCATGCCAAGGAGGGTAAAGGACGGACTCCTCAGAGGAGGGCTGGAGGGTCAGAGGGCTGGAGCAGGGcagccccagggtggggggctTAGCGGGGCAGGGGCCCTCTCCTACTCCCTTGCTGCCCACAGAGCTGCTTCT from Mustela erminea isolate mMusErm1 chromosome 5, mMusErm1.Pri, whole genome shotgun sequence carries:
- the CARMIL3 gene encoding capping protein, Arp2/3 and myosin-I linker protein 3 isoform X1; this translates as MAKPSAELARELQDSIRRCLSQGAVLQQHRVKLETKPKKFEDRVLALTSWRLHLFPLKIPAKVESSFNVLEIRAFNTLSQNQILVETERGLVSMRLPSAESVDQVTRHVSSALSKVCPGPGCLIRRGNADTPEGPRDTSPNSETSTSTTHSVCGGFSETYAALCDYNGLHCREEVQWDVDTIYHAEDNREFNLLDFSHLESRDLALMVAALAYNQWFTKLYCKDLRLGSEVLEQVLHTLSKSGSLEELVLDNAGLKTDFVQKLAGVFGENGSCVLHALTLSHNPIEDKGFLSLSQQLLCFPTGLTKLCLAKTAISPRGLQALGQTFGANPAFASSLRYLDLSKNPGLLATDEANALYSFLAQPNALVHLDLAGTDCAIDLLLGALLHGCCSHLTYLNLARNSCSHRKGREAPPAFKQFFSSAYTLSHVNLSATRLPLEALRALLQGLSLNSHLSDLHLDLSSCELRSAGAQALQEQLGAVTCVGSLDLSDNGFDSDLLTLVPALGKNKSLKHLFLGKNFNVKAKTLEEILHKLVQLIQEEDCSLQSLSVADSRLKLRTSILINALGSNTCLAKVDLSGNGMEDIGAKMLSKALQINSSLRTILWDRNNTSALGFLDIARALESNHTLRFMSFPVSDISQAYRSAPERTEDVWQKIQWCLVRNNHSQTCPQEQAFRLQQGLVTSSAEQMLQRLCGRVQEEVRALRLCPLEPVQDELLYARDLIKDAKNSRALFPSLYELGHVLANDGPVRQRLESVASEVSKAVDKELQVILESMVSLTQELCPVAMRVAEGHNKMLSNVAERVTVPRNFIRGALLEQAGQDIQNKLDEVKLSVVTYLTNSIVDEILQELYHSHKSLARHLAQLKTLSDPPSGPGQGQDLSSRGRGRNHEHEETTDDELGTNIDTMAIRKQKRCRKIRPVSAFISGSPQDMESQLGSLGIPPGWFSGLGSSQPTGGGSWEGLSELPTHGYKLRHQTQGRPRPPRTTPPGPGRPSQVPVTGTRQENGMATRLDEGLEDFFSRRVMDESSSYPRTLRTLRPGLSEPPLPPLQKKRRRGLFHFRRPRSFKGERGPGSPTTGLLLPPPPPPPPTQESPPSPDPPSLGNNSSPCWSPEEESGPLPGFGGSRGPSFHRKMGTEGAEPGEGGLAPGTAQQPRVHGVALPGLGRAKGWSFDGKREGTGPDLEGSAQAWQKRRSSDDAGPGAWKPPPPPQSSKPSFSAMRRAEATWHIAEESAPNHSCQSPSPASQDGEEDKEGTLFPERTVPARNAKLQDPPLAPRPPKPVAVPRGRRPPQEPGGREEAEAGGAAPGMNRARLRLGSHQDQEEPEVQDPGRRTAPLKPKRTRRAQSCDKLEPDRRQPPDPTAGTSEPGTD
- the CARMIL3 gene encoding capping protein, Arp2/3 and myosin-I linker protein 3 isoform X7, which produces MAKPSAELARELQDSIRRCLSQGAVLQQHRVKLETKPKKFEDRVLALTSWRLHLFPLKIPAKVESSFNVLEIRAFNTLSQNQILVETERGLVSMRLPSAESVDQVTRHVSSALSKVCPGPGCLIRRGNADTPEGPRDTSPNSETSTSTTHSVCGGFSETYAALCDYNGLHCREEVQWDVDTIYHAEDNREFNLLDFSHLESRDLALMVAALAYNQWFTKLYCKDLRLGSEVLEQVLHTLSKSGSLEELVLDNAGLKTDFVQKLAGVFGENGSCVLHALTLSHNPIEDKGFLSLSQQLLCFPTGLTKLCLAKTAISPRGLQALGQTFGANPAFASSLRYLDLSKNPGLLATDEANALYSFLAQPNALVHLDLAGTDCAIDLLLGALLHGCCSHLTYLNLARNSCSHRKGREAPPAFKQFFSSAYTLSHVNLSATRLPLEALRALLQGLSLNSHLSDLHLDLSSCELRSAGAQALQEQLGAVTCVGSLDLSDNGFDSDLLTLVPALGKNKSLKHLFLGKNFNVKAKTLEEILHKLVQLIQEEDCSLQSLSVADSRLKLRTSILINALGSNTCLAKVDLSGNGMEDIGAKMLSKALQINSSLRTILWDRNNTSALGFLDIARALESNHTLRFMSFPVSDISQAYRSAPERTEDVWQKIQWCLVRNNHSQTCPQEQAFRLQQGLVTSSAEQMLQRLCGRVQEEVRALRLCPLEPVQDELLYARDLIKDAKNSRALFPSLYELGHVLANDGPVRQRLESVASEVSKAVDKELQVILESMVSLTQELCPVAMRVAEGHNKMLSNVAERVTVPRNFIRGALLEQAGQDIQNKLDEVKLSVVTYLTNSIVDEILQELYHSHKSLARHLAQLKTLSDPPSGPGQGQDLSSRGRGRNHEHEETTDDELGTNIDTMAIRKQKRCRKIRPVSAFISGSPQDMESQLGSLGIPPGWFSGLGSSQPTGGGSWEGLSELPTHGYKLRHQTQGRPRPPRTTPPGPGRPSQVPVTGTRQENGMATRLDEGLEDFFSRRVMDESSSYPRTLRTLRPGLSEPPLPPLQKKRRRGLFHFRRPRSFKGERGPGSPTTGLLLPPPPPPPPTQESPPSPDPPSLGNNSSPCWSPEEESGPLPGFGGSRGPSFHRKMGTGPDLEGSAQAWQKRRSSDDAGPGAWKPPPPPQSSKPSFSAMRRAEATWHIAEESAPNHSCQSPSPASQDGEEDKEGTLFPERTVPARNAKLQDPPLAPRPPKPVAVPRGRRPPQEPGGREEAEAGGAAPGMNRARLRLGSHQDQEEPEVQDPGRRTAPLKPKRTRRAQSCDKLEPDRRQPPDPTAGTSEPGTD
- the CARMIL3 gene encoding capping protein, Arp2/3 and myosin-I linker protein 3 isoform X2, with translation MAKPSAELARELQDSIRRCLSQGAVLQQHRVKLETKPKKFEDRVLALTSWRLHLFPLKIPAKVESSFNVLEIRAFNTLSQNQILVETERGLVSMRLPSAESVDQVTRHVSSALSKVCPGPGCLIRRGNADTPEGPRDTSPNSETSTSTTHSVCGGFSETYAALCDYNGLHCREEVQWDVDTIYHAEDNREFNLLDFSHLESRDLALMVAALAYNQWFTKLYCKDLRLGSEVLEQVLHTLSKSGSLEELVLDNAGLKTDFVQKLAGVFGENGSCVLHALTLSHNPIEDKGFLSLSQQLLCFPTGLTKLCLAKTAISPRGLQALGQTFGANPAFASSLRYLDLSKNPGLLATDEANALYSFLAQPNALVHLDLAGTDCAIDLLLGALLHGCCSHLTYLNLARNSCSHRKGREAPPAFKQFFSSAYTLSHVNLSATRLPLEALRALLQGLSLNSHLSDLHLDLSSCELRSAGAQALQEQLGAVTCVGSLDLSDNGFDSDLLTLVPALGKNKSLKHLFLGKNFNVKAKTLEEILHKLVQLIQEEDCSLQSLSVADSRLKLRTSILINALGSNTCLAKVDLSGNGMEDIGAKMLSKALQINSSLRTILWDRNNTSALGFLDIARALESNHTLRFMSFPVSDISQAYRSAPERTEDVWQKIQWCLVRNNHSQTCPQEQAFRLQQGLVTSSAEQMLQRLCGRVQEEVRALRLCPLEPVQDELLYARDLIKDAKNSRALFPSLYELGHVLANDGPVRQRLESVASEVSKAVDKELQVILESMVSLTQELCPVAMRVAEGHNKMLSNVAERVTVPRNFIRGALLEQAGQDIQNKLDEVKLSVVTYLTNSIVDEILQELYHSHKSLARHLAQLKTLSDPPSGPGQGQDLSSRGRGRNHEHEETTDDELGTNIDTMAIRKQKRCRKIRPVSAFISGSPQDMESQLGSLGIPPGWFSGLGSSQPTGGGSWEGLSELPTHGYKLRHQTQGRPRPPRTTPPGPGRPSQVPVTGTRQENGMATRLDEGLEDFFSRRVMDESSSYPRTLRTLRPGLSEPPLPPLQKKRRRGLFHFRRPRSFKGERGPGSPTTGLLLPPPPPPPPTQESPPSPDPPSLGNNSSPCWSPEEESGPLPGFGGSRGPSFHRKMGTEGAEPGEGGLAPGTAQQPRVHGVALPGLGRAKGWSFDGKREGTGPDLEGSAQAWQKRRSSDDAGPGAWKPPPPPQSSKPSFSAMRRAEATWHIAEESAPNHSCQSPSPASQDGEEDKEGTLFPERTVPARNAKLQDPPLAPRPPKPVAVPRGRRPPQEPGGREEAEAGGAAPGMNRARLRLGSHQDQEEPEVQDPGRRTAPLKPKRTRRAQSCDKLEPDRRQPPDPTGTSEPGTD
- the CARMIL3 gene encoding capping protein, Arp2/3 and myosin-I linker protein 3 isoform X4, giving the protein MAKPSAELARELQDSIRRCLSQGAVLQQHRVKLETKPKKFEDRVLALTSWRLHLFPLKIPAKVESSFNVLEIRAFNTLSQNQILVETERGLVSMRLPSAESVDQVTRHVSSALSKVCPGPGCLIRRGNADTPEGPRDTSPNSETSTSTTHSVCGGFSETYAALCDYNGLHCREEVQWDVDTIYHAEDNREFNLLDFSHLESRDLALMVAALAYNQWFTKLYCKDLRLGSEVLEQVLHTLSKSGSLEELVLDNAGLKTDFVQKLAGVFGENGSCVLHALTLSHNPIEDKGFLSLSQQLLCFPTGLTKLCLAKTAISPRGLQALGQTFGANPAFASSLRYLDLSKNPGLLATDEANALYSFLAQPNALVHLDLAGTDCAIDLLLGALLHGCCSHLTYLNLARNSCSHRKGREAPPAFKQFFSSAYTLSHVNLSATRLPLEALRALLQGLSLNSHLSDLHLDLSSCELRSAGAQALQEQLGAVTCVGSLDLSDNGFDSDLLTLVPALGKNKSLKHLFLGKNFNVKAKTLEEILHKLVQLIQEEDCSLQSLSVADSRLKLRTSILINALGSNTCLAKVDLSGNGMEDIGAKMLSKALQINSSLRTILWDRNNTSALGFLDIARALESNHTLRFMSFPVSDISQAYRSAPERTEDVWQKIQWCLVRNNHSQTCPQEQAFRLQQGLVTSSAEQMLQRLCGRVQEEVRALRLCPLEPVQDELLYARDLIKDAKNSRALFPSLYELGHVLANDGPVRQRLESVASEVSKAVDKELQVILESMVSLTQELCPVAMRVAEGHNKMLSNVAERVTVPRNFIRGALLEQAGQDIQNKLDEVKLSVVTYLTNSIVDEILQELYHSHKSLARHLAQLKTLSDPPSGPGQGQDLSSRGRGRNHEHEETTDDELGTNIDTMAIRKQKRCRKIRPVSAFISGSPQDMESQLGSLGIPPGWFSGLGSSQPTGGGSWEGLSELPTHGYKLRHQTQGRPRPPRTTPPGPGRPSQVPVTGTRQENGMATRLDEGLEDFFSRRVMDESSSYPRTLRTLRPGLSEPPLPPLQKKRRRGLFHFRRPRSFKGERGPGSPTTGLLLPPPPPPPPTQESPPSPDPPSLGNNSSPCWSPEEESGPLPGFGGSRGPSFHRKMGTEGAEPGEGGLAPGTAQQPRVHGVALPGLGRAKGWSFDGKREGTGPDLEGSAQAWQKRRSSDDAGPGAWKPPPPPQSSKPSFSAMRRAEATWHIAEESAPNHSCQSPSPASQDGEEDKEGTLFPERTVPARNAKDPPLAPRPPKPVAVPRGRRPPQEPGGREEAEAGGAAPGMNRARLRLGSHQDQEEPEVQDPGRRTAPLKPKRTRRAQSCDKLEPDRRQPPDPTAGTSEPGTD